CAAAAGCTAGTAAACTTCATACTTGTAACATGAATTTTAGGATCTACTTTACGAACAATGTTTTCAACAATCAAACGATACCCTTGAACCATTTCTTTGGACAAAATAACAGAAACATCATCAACAATCAACAAAATATCAATATCATTAGATTTCTGCTTTGCTCTAGCAGCACTTCCAAATAAAACGACCGCTTTTAACAAATCCTTAAGTTCTTTATGAGCTTCTTTAGCAAACCTATACGCAGTATCTAAAACAACAGCAGAATAATTATCTTTTTCTTTATGTGTTCTTTTATGAATATTAAAGTCCAACGACTCACCCCTTCTAAAACAATAATGAAAGAGGTATTTTAAATAGTTTTCCCTTAAAAAGAAATCAGGATACAAATAAACTCTGGATACTTATCTGTAAACCATAATTTTTATTCGCATAAGATTAAACGTTTCTTTTCAATGTCAAAAAAACAAAATACACTTACAAAAAATGCTTGTAAATCTACTCTAAAGGAACATCTGACCAAGGTTTCCATTCATTGCTTGGAACATAAGGTCCTGCAATAAAATAACTAGGATGTCCATACCCAAAATGAGCATTTCTAACCTGTCTAAACCTCTGAGCTCTTTTCACACCATAAATCGGACTGCCTATCAATTCTAAAGTATCAGGAACTTCTCGACCAATATTATAAGATCCTTGCTCAACAATAATATCTTTAATTTTATTTTTTTCTATAATTTTAAGAAAATCTTTCATAGGAATATTACCTTGGCCAGGACTTAAATGTTCATCATCATACCCAAAATTATCTGCCAAATGAATGTGGCCAACATATCCTTCCTTTGTAAGTTTGTCTGTCCATTTTAAAAGCCATTTATTAAAACGTTTATCTCTTTCTTCAGGAGTCTCACCATCTTTAGCTTCAAAATTAGACCTGAATAAATTTAAATGACCAACATCCAAAGTTCCTTTAATGTGCGTCTTAGCAAGCTTATTTGCCTCTTCTTTTGAATGACCTTCTAAAACAAGCTGTTTTTGCATCCTCTCCCTTGAGGCCTTAATTAAATTCATATATTCTTCCGGATGACTACCATAAAAACGAGTATCCCAATTTTCAGGAGCAACATAAATCGGTTCGTCTAAATCAGTCTTATACCTTTGATATTTACGCATGGCTTCCATGCCTGCATTAGCAACAGTTTCTGCGGTTTTTTGAACGCCATATTTTTCTATGCTCATAATTCTTTTTGCTTTTTTTTTATATTCTTCAGCTTGAGCATCTGCAGTGGCAGAAGATTCATGAATGTGTTTTAAAGCATTTTCTTGCAACTTCAAATTTTTCAAAAATTCTTTCTCGTAATCTTGTGAAGTTGCTCCTCTTTTTAACAACTCTGGATCTGACTGATCAAAAAGCACTAATAATTCCTTAGCTAATTTATCTTTTTTATCATCTGGAACTCTAGATTTGGCTTCATTATATGAATCCCATTTTTGCTTAAGTAACTTAAATTTTCTTTCCTCTGTCTCATAATACCTGCCGTGAAACAAAGAATTTCCCATAGCCGCTGCAGCTTGATTTTCAAGCTGAGTCTTAGCAAATAATTCCTCTGGAGTTATATGTTCATTATGCATGTTGTTATATTCTTTAGCTTCTTTAACAAGGTCATTCCAAGACAACTGTTGAATATCAAAATGATTCGTGTCATAATTATATTTAGGCACTCTATCAATTAATCTGTTAGCATCAGCATTTCTTGGAATAAAATTACCATGCATATCAAGCCAATCATTTTCTCTAAAAACGTGACCATTAGGGTCTTTTTTTCCAACTAGACCTTTATCCTTCGCAGTCATATAAATAGGTCTATAAACCTCTTGATTTTTAGCTATTGAAGGAATTATGTGTCCTGTTTTAGAATCAATAACTAATTTAGGTGCTTCTTCGTCTTCTTCTGCAAAAGACTTAAATTTAGCATTACTAAACTGAGAATCCTTAACTTCACTAAGAGGTCTCATCCACTCTTGAAAATGAAAAACAATTGCCCCGCCTTTAGTTGCAGTTGCTGAAAAATCAATTGCTTTTTTTATTTCTTTAAGAACCGCTTCTCTAGCTTCGCCACTAAAATTCTCCCTTGTAAAACCTGCAAGACTCTGACTATGAACTCCTGCATGAGTGCTGGTTTTCATCTCGTTTTGTGTTAACATCTCTCTAATATCTTGCCTATCTAAAGAACCAAAACTTTCAGGAGTTGGTTGTTGACTATTACCTTTTCCTTGTCCTATAAAAGAAAACTCTATTTTTCTGTTGCCCTGCATAATCCGTTCTTTTAAACTTTGTAAAGTATTACCCATAGGATTAGTTGCAGTACCAATTTCTTCATGGGTAAAATTGAGTTCTCCATCTGGTACTATAGGGTTTCCTTCTTCATCTACTTCTGCTAAATCATCCGTTCTAATAAAAGGATCATCTGAAAATTCATTTTTGGGATTAAAATAATCGCCGCTTCCAAATTCCATAAAAGTTAATATGTAATCATCTTTATAAATTTTATTAAGAGTTTTTATTTAATAAAAAAATTTGCATTAATAAATAACGTACGCCCTCAAAAACTACTTTTTAACTGCATTAAGAAGACTTTCCATTCTTGAGAGATAACTTCTAGGATCTTTCTTAGTAATATAACTTTCTTCAGCACGAATCTGAGAAATTTTATAAGAGACTTTTGACAAAAAGTTTTTTTCACTTTGAGTAATATAACCAGCATCTGCTTTTTCCATCAAATTTTTAACTTTCCCATAAAAATCTCTGTTTGCAACGTCATACAAATTTTTCTTCTCCAAAGAATTATATTCTCCTTGCGAAATTATTATGTTGCTCATTTCGTCAATGTTTTGCGTGATGTTTTCATCTAAAGATTTAGGTTTTTTTCTTTTTTTCTCATCTTCAAGAAATTTCTCTATTTCTTCTTTTTCTATTTCTCGCACAGTTTCTGCAATTTTTTCTTTAATTTTCTCAGAATCTTCTTCTAATTCTTTTTTTAATTTCTCAAATTCTTTTTTCTTCTGGTTTTCCTTAGATTGTAAAATTTTTAACTTTTCAACAAGACTAACAGGATTATCATCGTCAACCATTTTAATCACCAAGACAACAAACCGTGTGATTTCTTATAATTATTATAAACTTGCCACATTGCTCCGTTAGCACCTTTAATAGCTGATTTAATCATGTTAGGGTCAGGTCCTGCACTTTTAGGAGCAGAAACTCCTTTAAAATTAGCGGGTAAAAATAATTTTCCCATATCAAAAAAACCCTTGAAAACTGAAACAAATGGCTCAAAAACCGAATCATCACTTCTTATAGGTGTTAATTTAGGCTTGCCAGAGGAAACTTTTTTCTCTTCTTTTATAGTGCCTTCAGCCTCTTTTATATAGTTATCAAGATCATCTCCCAACATTTCCATGGCTGCTCTGAGTTGTTCATCAACTAAACTTAACAGCTCTAAATCTTCATAATCGCGCATATTCTTATACGCTTGAATTTGCTCCATGGTCCAACCATAGCTTCTCATAGTCATTTTACCCCTGCCCACATGAACAGGTCCCTGATAATTTTCTTGTCTGTAAGGCATTGTAGGTCTAGTAGTAAATTCGTAACTCATCAAAACAACGCTGTAAAATTTCTTTTTAGGTAATGGCTTATAAGCAATAGTTTCTATTTCAATAGTGCTTGATTCAAAACTAGAAACAATATCCGGACTATCGAGCTGTTTTTCATTCATAGTAAGTCTTTTAATGTGTCTTAAATAAGGCTTAACCCAACCAATGTAAGTTTTAATAACTAAAAAATGCTGTCTTAAATATTTAATCTGAAATTTTCTTCTCGCTTCTAGTTCACGTTCAGTCTTTTCCTTCCAAGTTATAAACTGATACAATTTTCGTTTAAGGACATTCTTGACATTTTTATTAACTTTCAAATCGTTCATTATTCTATCAATATCTTCAATTTTATATACTGTAGTATTAAAAAATAGATCGGGAAGCACAGTATATCCAACTTGATTTGCTAAGTGATAAATGCTGCCTGGTTGAACTTGACCTCCTTTGTTCTCAGCAAAATCAGCGAAATATCCCTTAAGCGTAGAATCAGCGCTCTTAGATTTTCTCCAATCCTTATATGCTTGTAAACGTTCATCAATATTTCGCAGTTCACGTACAATCTGAAACAGAGTCCTGACTAATTCAGAAATGCCTCTTAAAAAACCACTAGCTCTATCTTCTTGAATACTCAATCTATATTGTGATTGTCCAAAAAAAGCACTATTTTCAGCAGCAGTAAAAATATCTGTGACCTTCATCATAAAAGGAAATCCTTGATCTTGTCTGATGTGATTAATGGACCAATAGTACAAATCTTCCATAGAAAGATTAAAAGACTCATGAACTAATTTCAATCTCCATCCAGGCTTAGGAAACCTAGTTGGATAATATTGTTGATTAGATGACAAATTTACTTCTTCATCATATTCTTGATCTGCATGATCTCCAACGTATTCAGTAGATTCCTTATCAGCACCGCCTTTAGGAATAAAATATCCTTTTTCCTTATCAAAACTATATTTTCCAGCGTGCTTTCTATCAAAAAAACCATATTTCACAAGTAATTGAGCATCTGTCATAGCATCTTTCATAAAAACCACGTTTTGCAAGTCGAAATCCCTTTCATCTAAATACTTGAACACTTATTAAAATCGTCAAGCACACGATTAAAATTGAAATTTAACACGCACTTAATAACATATCAAGTTTTCAGTTTATAAATTTTTTTCCTTAGGCGTAAATTTAATCACATTACCCACAAGTTTATGTTCGCAACTAACTTTAGAAAAAACTGAACTAACTAGCTCAGAATAAACTTGTTTTCTATTGGTAGAACCTAGTAAAGATTTTAATAATTTAACACGTACAGGGCGCCTAGCTCTCAAATTTTTTAAAATTTCACTAATCTGAGAATCATTTAAACCATTCTTTCCAATTTGAACATTAACGCATGAATCCTTCATAATTTCAAGCCTCCACTAGGAAGATTCGCAATAATGTCGTCATTAGTGGATAAACCAAACTTTTTCATAAGAATCTTACTAACTTCTCCTTTCTTAGAATCCCCTTGTTTTATTTCCACAAAGACATTACACTTCTTTTTTACAGCAGACCTAGGACCAGACATCACAATTTTATTGCCATCTTCATCTAAAAAAATACCTATTGCAAAATTAACGACGGGATCAAACAAAACTTTCTTGCCTCTAATAACAAAAGCTCCTTTAGCGACATATTCTCCTGAATTTGCTTCTTTAGATACTTGATTAGGTAAAACCATAAAAACCTCAACGGATCTAATCTTCATAGCCCAAGCTTTACTAAAAGTAACGGCCAACTCGGCAGCTTCCATCTTAGTCAAATCAGGAACTGCTAAGGCATTAGGATTTTTAATAACAACAAAAGGGCTGCCTGGAGCTTCAGTGTGAAAAACTAAATCGTTCTTATCGACATGTTTTTTAATAATTAATTCATTAGACGAAGAATCTTTTCCACCAATAACTAAAAAACCATCAGAAGAAAAAAACCACCTAAAGTTTTCATACCAATTCTTCTTTCTATCTTTTTCAGACTTAATTTTCAAATCAGTTTTTAAAACTTCGGACTGTTCACTAAGTAAAGCATCCAATTTCTTTTTTTCATTAAGTAAAGCTCTCTTGGTACCTTCAAGTTTCTTCTTAGCTTTTTTAGCTAAATCAAAATAAATGGATGCGTTCTCATCCAAAGATTTTTCAACAAAAAAATCGACTTCCATACAAAAAAGAAAACAATCACTACTTAAATAATATTTCCTTTTAAAAAAATTCATGACAAAATAAATTACTTAAAAATAATCGTTGCGAATATATGTGTTTGCAATAAACAATAAATGCGCATATAAATAAAAAAATCAATTAACACATTTGGCTAATTGTTCAACAACCAAGCCTTTATCAGGGCAAAGTTCGACATTATCTCCTATCTTTATGGCTGGAATAAACTCAACCCTGGCATCTTCAGAGCCTTCATAGCCAACACTACCTTCAAAAAGCTGAGCTTTAGCCAAATCAGAATTTGCAAGTCTTTGCTCTGAAGTCCTAAAATTAGGTTTAATATATCTATACATAACATACTCTAACTTAGCATTCCCAGAATTTTTTAGAATAATATTCAATTTACTATTATTTATATCAAAACAAATCATGTCTTTGCCCTGAAATTTTTGAAATTCTATCTCAACATCACTACAATCAGCCCTATTCTGAACGGCGTTAGAACCCCAACTCATAATCATAGTTCCAAGAGCCACAGCAAAAGCTATTAAAACAATAGTTACAATCAACGGAGAAACTCCTCTTTTATTTAACATAAACAAACCCACAAAACAAACAATGCAAACACCGTATTTAAAGATTTTGGTCTGTATTAAGTATTAAGCAAGATAATGACTAAGACATCATAAAAAACCAAAATATGTGTCCAAATAAACCTCAAAATAAGAATATTAGAGACAAATTTATAAATTTAAACAAACAAAAAATAAAAAAAGAGGAAAAAAGGTTCTAAAATAATGAATTTTACAAAAAAAAGAGGTCAAAGCGCAATAGAATTTTTAACAATAGTTGCGATAAGTCTAATACTCATAATACCTGCCGCAAGCACAGTATTAAAAAATTCAGAACAAAATCAAAAAGAAATAGAAACACAACAACTAATAACAATAGGTACAGAAATACTAACTGCTGCAGAAGAAATGAACATACTTGGAGAAGGAAGCTACATAATACTAGATATGCAAACTCCTGAAAGTCTAGAAAGTGTAAAAATAAGAAAAACAGGAGAAAATCAAGGAGAA
Above is a genomic segment from Candidatus Woesearchaeota archaeon containing:
- a CDS encoding NFACT RNA binding domain-containing protein, which encodes MEVDFFVEKSLDENASIYFDLAKKAKKKLEGTKRALLNEKKKLDALLSEQSEVLKTDLKIKSEKDRKKNWYENFRWFFSSDGFLVIGGKDSSSNELIIKKHVDKNDLVFHTEAPGSPFVVIKNPNALAVPDLTKMEAAELAVTFSKAWAMKIRSVEVFMVLPNQVSKEANSGEYVAKGAFVIRGKKVLFDPVVNFAIGIFLDEDGNKIVMSGPRSAVKKKCNVFVEIKQGDSKKGEVSKILMKKFGLSTNDDIIANLPSGGLKL
- a CDS encoding YhbY family RNA-binding protein is translated as MKDSCVNVQIGKNGLNDSQISEILKNLRARRPVRVKLLKSLLGSTNRKQVYSELVSSVFSKVSCEHKLVGNVIKFTPKEKNL